One Primulina huaijiensis isolate GDHJ02 chromosome 5, ASM1229523v2, whole genome shotgun sequence DNA segment encodes these proteins:
- the LOC140976408 gene encoding peptidyl-prolyl cis-trans isomerase CYP28, chloroplastic-like isoform X2 → MRCAYCPTTPTSLPPLRCHQKLPLSRRSLLYLSTALPFFTPLSSSAASPDTTITDRVFLDLNLCPSYFQSRTLGEYDLSLCTDSEPIGRLVLGLYGNLLPITVSNFKAMCTGSSGSSYKGTLIHKIFPGEFFVAGRQGRKDKGEVTPPVQLVRNTETVDSKAFLLEHSRPGVVSLCLSENDDDDDLKLNTNYHNVEFLITTGPGPCPRLDRNNIVFGSVLEAVSRFKIHASWATRYIPYIFLA, encoded by the exons ATGCGTTGCGCCTACTGCCCCACCACTCCGACATCGCTTCCGCCCCTCCGCTGCCACCAAAAGCTTCCACTCAGTCGCCGCTCCCTCCTGTACCTCTCCACTGCTCTCCCCTTCTTCACCCCGCTATCATCCTCCGCCGCCTCCCCAGACACCACAATCACCGACAGGGTCTTCCTGGACCTCAACCTCTGCCCGTCTTACTTCCAGAGCCGTACGCTAGGTGAGTACGACCTATCCCTCTGCACCGATTCGGAGCCCATCGGCCGCCTCGTCCTCGGACTCTACGGCAATCTCCTCCCAATCACTGTCTCCAATTTCAAAGCCATGTGCACAGGCTCCTCCGGCTCCAGTTACAAGGGCACTTTGATTCACAAGATATTTCCCGGAGAATTCTTTGTGGCGGGTCGGCAGGGGAGGAAGGATAAAGGGGAAGTTACGCCGCCTGTACAGTTGGTTAGAAATACGGAGACTGTTGATTCCAAAGCTTTTTTGTTGGAGCATTCGCGGCCTGGTGTGGTTTCGTTGTGCTTGTCGGAGAATGATGATGACGATGATTTGAAGCTGAATACCAACTATCATAATGTGGAATTCTTGATTACCACTGGTCCTGGACCGTGTCCTCGGCTTGATAGAAACAACATTGTTTTTGGGTCAGTTCTTGAAG CTGTGTCTCGATTCAAGATTCATGCCTCTTGGGCTACTCGATACATCCCTTATATTTTTCTAGCATAG
- the LOC140976408 gene encoding peptidyl-prolyl cis-trans isomerase CYP28, chloroplastic-like isoform X1: MRCAYCPTTPTSLPPLRCHQKLPLSRRSLLYLSTALPFFTPLSSSAASPDTTITDRVFLDLNLCPSYFQSRTLGEYDLSLCTDSEPIGRLVLGLYGNLLPITVSNFKAMCTGSSGSSYKGTLIHKIFPGEFFVAGRQGRKDKGEVTPPVQLVRNTETVDSKAFLLEHSRPGVVSLCLSENDDDDDLKLNTNYHNVEFLITTGPGPCPRLDRNNIVFGSVLEGLDVVTAVASIPTYKPSERIRQYNEFAEFIGDERARTARATWNRPLKTLYISDCGELLVAKPTLSPTLP; this comes from the exons ATGCGTTGCGCCTACTGCCCCACCACTCCGACATCGCTTCCGCCCCTCCGCTGCCACCAAAAGCTTCCACTCAGTCGCCGCTCCCTCCTGTACCTCTCCACTGCTCTCCCCTTCTTCACCCCGCTATCATCCTCCGCCGCCTCCCCAGACACCACAATCACCGACAGGGTCTTCCTGGACCTCAACCTCTGCCCGTCTTACTTCCAGAGCCGTACGCTAGGTGAGTACGACCTATCCCTCTGCACCGATTCGGAGCCCATCGGCCGCCTCGTCCTCGGACTCTACGGCAATCTCCTCCCAATCACTGTCTCCAATTTCAAAGCCATGTGCACAGGCTCCTCCGGCTCCAGTTACAAGGGCACTTTGATTCACAAGATATTTCCCGGAGAATTCTTTGTGGCGGGTCGGCAGGGGAGGAAGGATAAAGGGGAAGTTACGCCGCCTGTACAGTTGGTTAGAAATACGGAGACTGTTGATTCCAAAGCTTTTTTGTTGGAGCATTCGCGGCCTGGTGTGGTTTCGTTGTGCTTGTCGGAGAATGATGATGACGATGATTTGAAGCTGAATACCAACTATCATAATGTGGAATTCTTGATTACCACTGGTCCTGGACCGTGTCCTCGGCTTGATAGAAACAACATTGTTTTTGGGTCAGTTCTTGAAG GGCTTGATGTGGTCACAGCCGTGGCTTCCATTCCGACTTATAAACCATCTGAAAGAATCCGCCAATACAACGAATTTGCGGAGTTCATAGGGGATGAAAGAGCTAGAACCGCTCGTGCAACCTGGAACAGACCTCTCAAGACATTGTACATCAGTGATTGTGGTGAACTTTTAGTTGCAAAACCTACCCTGTCCCCAACTCTACCTTGA
- the LOC140976406 gene encoding uncharacterized protein isoform X2, with translation MAEREKITEYERRRLENMKRNGEMLAALKIHSRVNELSAAAKRHRAQCKSYKSSPTKKPKMETPVVLRRSLRNRGVPPDASTAGGLKYDNDDDNQTKKIPKLKTTATSTNSRYKPVPLAMRDACTSDNSLDRTLVSTILRCSEKSLLRESCEFPGDSIENLRRSKPFEQLKGRKRVYSSVRVDALKLENDNIARVVPGRILNLRFFPTLDMQMVVVGNKFGNIGFWNVEAKEEDDGGIYVYHPHSGPISGIVIDPFSISKLYSSCYDGFVRLLDVEKEVFDMVFASEYTIYSMALNPHDNKSLYFSEGRGGIKIWDLRAAKSVSSCDLHEDRINTIDFNSENSNLMATSSTDETACIWDLRLLSADEPKPLQTIKHKRAIQSAYFSPTGKCLATTSMDNTVGLFSGPNYKDKSMVFHYNQTGRWISTFRGIWGWDDSYVFIGNMKRGIDVISVANEKIVTTLQSELVSAIPCRFDAHPCNVGMLAGATSGGQVYIWTPS, from the exons ATGGCTGAGCGTGAAAAGATCACGGAATACGAGCGGAGACGACTGGAGAACATGAAGCGCAACGGCGAGATGTTGGCGGCGCTTAAGATTCACTCTAGAGTGAACGAACTCTCCGCCGCCGCCAAACGCCACAG AGCTCAGTGTAAATCTTATAAAAGTAGTCCGACAAAGAAACCAAAAATGGAAACCCCTGTGGTGCTACGACGGTCTTTGAGGAATCGTGGAGTGCCTCCTGACGCATCTACTGCTGGTGGCTTGAAATATGATAACGATGACGACAATCAGACGAAGAAAATTCCGAAATTGAAAACTACCGCCACATCTACAAATTCCCGTTATAAACCAGTCCCCCTTGCAATGAGAGATGCATGCACCAGTGATAATTCCTTAGACAGGACACTTGTTTCAACCATTTTAAGATGCTCTGAAAAATCCCTTTTGCGTGAGAGTTGTGAGTTTCCCGGTGATTCCATTGAAAATTTGAGGAGAAGCAAACCATTTGAGCAGCTAAAGGGGCGGAAAAGGGTGTACAGTTCAGTTCGTGTAGATGCCCTGAAATTGGAGAACGATAATATAGCAAGGGTGGTGCCTGGGAGAATTTTGAATTTAAGGTTTTTCCCAACTCTTGATATGCAAATGGTTGTAGTAGGGAACAAGTTTGGCAATATCGGGTTTTGGAATGTCGAAGcaaaagaagaagatgatggGGGAATTTATGTTTATCACCCACATTCGGGACCAATTTCTGGTATTGTGATAGATCCATTTTCCATATCAAAG TTGTACAGTTCTTGCTATGATGGATTTGTGAGGTTATTAGATGTTGAGAAAGAGGTGTTTGATATGGTTTTTGCCAGTGAATACACTATATACTCTATGGCCCTAAATCCACACGACAACAAGTCCTTATACTTTAGTGAAGGCCGAGGAGGAATCAAGATATGGGATTTGAGAGCAGCAAAATCCGTGTCGTCATGTGATTTGCATGAAGATAGGATTAACACCATAGACTTTAACTCAGAAAACAGTAATCTCATGGCTACGAGCTCCACAGATGAGACTGCTTGCATTTGGGATTTGAGACTCTTGAGTGCAGATGAACCAAAGCCCCTACAGACTATTAAGCATAAAAGAGCCATACAATCTGCTTATTTTTCACCAACTGGGAAGTGTCTGGCAACTACAAG CATGGATAACACTGTTGGCTTATTTAGTGGTCCAAATTACAAGGACAAATCTATGGTTTTTCATTATAACCAAACAGGAAGATGGATTTCCACATTTAG aggtatatgggGTTGGGATGACTCATATGTCTTCATTGGTAATATGAAGAGAGGAATTGATGTCATCTCTGTTGCCAATGAAAAAATTGTCACTACCTTGCAAAGTGAACTGGTTTCTGCTATTCCATGCCGTTTTGATGCGCATCCGTGCAACGTTGGGATGCTTGCCGGGGCTACAAGTGGAGGCCAGGTTTACATTTGGACTCCGTCGTAG
- the LOC140976406 gene encoding uncharacterized protein isoform X1 — protein MAEREKMTEYERRRMENMKRNGEMLAALKIHSRVNELSAAAAAAAAAKRQRAQCKSYKSSPTKKPKMETPVVLRRSLRNRGVPPDASTAGGLKYDNDDDNQTKKIPKLKTTATSTNSRYKPVPLAMRDACTSDNSLDRTLVSTILRCSEKSLLRESCEFPGDSIENLRRSKPFEQLKGRKRVYSSVRVDALKLENDNIARVVPGRILNLRFFPTLDMQMVVVGNKFGNIGFWNVEAKEEDDGGIYVYHPHSGPISGIVIDPFSISKLYSSCYDGFVRLLDVEKEVFDMVFASEYTIYSMALNPHDNKSLYFSEGRGGIKIWDLRAAKSVSSCDLHEDRINTIDFNSENSNLMATSSTDETACIWDLRLLSADEPKPLQTIKHKRAIQSAYFSPTGKCLATTSMDNTVGLFSGPNYKDKSMVFHYNQTGRWISTFRGIWGWDDSYVFIGNMKRGIDVISVANEKIVTTLQSELVSAIPCRFDAHPCNVGMLAGATSGGQVYIWTPS, from the exons ATGGCTGAGCGTGAAAAGATGACGGAATACGAGCGGAGACGAATGGAGAACATGAAGCGCAACGGCGAGATGTTGGCGGCACTTAAGATTCACTCTAGAGTGAACGAACtctccgccgccgccgccgccgccgccgccgccaaaCGCCAAAG AGCTCAGTGTAAATCTTATAAAAGTAGTCCGACAAAGAAACCAAAAATGGAAACCCCTGTGGTGCTACGACGGTCTTTGAGGAATCGTGGAGTGCCTCCTGACGCATCTACTGCTGGTGGCTTGAAATATGATAACGATGACGACAATCAGACGAAGAAAATTCCGAAATTGAAAACTACCGCCACATCTACAAATTCCCGTTATAAACCAGTCCCCCTTGCAATGAGAGATGCATGCACCAGTGATAATTCCTTAGACAGGACACTTGTTTCAACCATTTTAAGATGCTCTGAAAAATCCCTTTTGCGTGAGAGTTGTGAGTTTCCCGGTGATTCCATTGAAAATTTGAGGAGAAGCAAACCATTTGAGCAGCTAAAGGGGCGGAAAAGGGTGTACAGTTCAGTTCGTGTAGATGCCCTGAAATTGGAGAACGATAATATAGCAAGGGTGGTGCCTGGGAGAATTTTGAATTTAAGGTTTTTCCCAACTCTTGATATGCAAATGGTTGTAGTAGGGAACAAGTTTGGCAATATCGGGTTTTGGAATGTCGAAGcaaaagaagaagatgatggGGGAATTTATGTTTATCACCCACATTCGGGACCAATTTCTGGTATTGTGATAGATCCATTTTCCATATCAAAG TTGTACAGTTCTTGCTATGATGGATTTGTGAGGTTATTAGATGTTGAGAAAGAGGTGTTTGATATGGTTTTTGCCAGTGAATACACTATATACTCTATGGCCCTAAATCCACACGACAACAAGTCCTTATACTTTAGTGAAGGCCGAGGAGGAATCAAGATATGGGATTTGAGAGCAGCAAAATCCGTGTCGTCATGTGATTTGCATGAAGATAGGATTAACACCATAGACTTTAACTCAGAAAACAGTAATCTCATGGCTACGAGCTCCACAGATGAGACTGCTTGCATTTGGGATTTGAGACTCTTGAGTGCAGATGAACCAAAGCCCCTACAGACTATTAAGCATAAAAGAGCCATACAATCTGCTTATTTTTCACCAACTGGGAAGTGTCTGGCAACTACAAG CATGGATAACACTGTTGGCTTATTTAGTGGTCCAAATTACAAGGACAAATCTATGGTTTTTCATTATAACCAAACAGGAAGATGGATTTCCACATTTAG aggtatatgggGTTGGGATGACTCATATGTCTTCATTGGTAATATGAAGAGAGGAATTGATGTCATCTCTGTTGCCAATGAAAAAATTGTCACTACCTTGCAAAGTGAACTGGTTTCTGCTATTCCATGCCGTTTTGATGCGCATCCGTGCAACGTTGGGATGCTTGCCGGGGCTACAAGTGGAGGCCAGGTTTACATTTGGACTCCGTCGTAG